From Burkholderia sp. WP9, a single genomic window includes:
- a CDS encoding BON domain-containing protein — protein MKAFPAIKMIGSALIVLASLNAYAQSSDAAAPAATSASPSAKQTKAADRALGRKVRSALSKTKGLSVSNITVRARGGAVTLAGSVPEQPQVDLATQTAQGVAGVTSVKNALTIRPVGQ, from the coding sequence ATGAAAGCATTTCCGGCAATCAAGATGATCGGCAGCGCGCTGATCGTTCTCGCGTCCCTCAATGCCTATGCGCAAAGCAGCGATGCAGCAGCCCCGGCTGCCACATCGGCATCGCCGTCGGCCAAGCAGACCAAGGCGGCCGACCGCGCCCTGGGACGCAAAGTCCGCAGCGCATTGTCGAAGACCAAGGGTCTGAGCGTGTCGAACATCACCGTGCGCGCGCGCGGTGGCGCAGTGACGCTGGCCGGCTCCGTGCCTGAGCAGCCGCAGGTCGACCTGGCCACTCAGACAGCACAAGGCGTGGCCGGTGTGACGTCGGTCAAGAACGCCCTGACGATTCGTCCGGTCGGCCAGTAA
- a CDS encoding ABC transporter permease, translated as MSTPVQTAQTAQVVRRQPRSPRSPRWPSVMPGQLGKATALLAAIVLFLAALPILTMITMSFSAADTLEFPPHAYGLHWYRAAWHSFVSPDASDSLSMGAALSTSLIVALSTMVIATLVSVPAAYALSRYRFRGKPAVEQLVALPLVYPLVMLGLSLLLVFNVLPVELGVFRLIIAHVILALPFTVKNCAASVAAIGPEFEEAACVMGASPGRALVDVILPLMRPGILAGMLFAFIVSFNEFTVTFFLYGIDTMTLPVWLYSRTVSSLDPTVFCFAVFIVAIDFALIWLLEKLIGDEGVAL; from the coding sequence ATGAGCACGCCTGTTCAAACCGCGCAAACCGCGCAAGTCGTTCGCCGGCAGCCGCGATCGCCCCGCTCACCGCGCTGGCCTTCCGTCATGCCCGGCCAGCTCGGCAAGGCCACCGCCCTGCTCGCGGCGATCGTTCTGTTCCTCGCCGCGCTGCCGATCCTCACGATGATCACGATGTCGTTCAGCGCGGCCGACACGCTCGAATTTCCGCCGCACGCCTATGGCCTGCACTGGTATCGCGCCGCGTGGCACAGCTTCGTGTCACCGGACGCGAGCGACTCGCTGTCGATGGGCGCCGCCTTGAGCACGAGCCTGATCGTTGCGCTCTCCACCATGGTGATCGCCACGCTCGTCTCGGTGCCCGCCGCCTACGCGCTGAGCCGCTACCGCTTTCGTGGCAAGCCCGCGGTCGAACAGCTGGTCGCGCTGCCGCTCGTCTATCCGCTCGTGATGCTCGGCCTGTCGCTGCTGCTGGTGTTCAACGTGCTGCCGGTCGAACTTGGCGTGTTCCGCCTGATCATCGCGCACGTGATTCTGGCGCTGCCGTTTACCGTGAAGAACTGCGCGGCCTCGGTCGCCGCCATCGGCCCGGAGTTCGAAGAGGCCGCCTGCGTGATGGGCGCGAGTCCCGGCCGCGCGCTCGTCGACGTGATCCTGCCGCTGATGCGCCCCGGCATTCTGGCCGGCATGCTGTTCGCGTTCATCGTCTCGTTCAACGAATTCACGGTGACGTTTTTCCTTTACGGCATCGATACGATGACGCTGCCGGTGTGGCTCTATAGCCGCACGGTGTCGTCGCTCGATCCGACCGTGTTCTGTTTCGCCGTATTCATTGTCGCGATCGATTTCGCGCTGATCTGGCTGCTCGAAAAGCTGATCGGCGACGAAGGCGTGGCACTGTGA
- a CDS encoding ionic transporter y4hA: MTTPATVLPRWTIAAPFVAWIVLGIAYAMPGSGVLLTLVGVALCAAVFTAVHHAEVVAHRVGEPFGTLVLAVAVTVIEVALIVSVMLTSGPEKAGLARDTVFAAVMIVCNGIVGICLLVGGIRHREQDFQSRGASAALAVLASLSVLTLVMPNYTTTSVGPLLSSSQLAFAGVSSLVLYGVFVFVQTVRHRDYFLAGTPDENVHAAPPTAAQALAAGGLLLVCLVAVVLLAKVLSPVVETAVKNAGAPAAVVGIVIAALVLLPEGLAAVRAARVDRLQNSLNLALGSALASIGLTIPTVAGVFLYTGQPLVLGIDGKETVLLVLTLIVGTLTLSSGRTTILQGAVHLSLFAAYLFLSFAP, encoded by the coding sequence ATGACCACGCCCGCGACCGTTCTCCCCCGCTGGACCATTGCCGCTCCATTCGTGGCGTGGATCGTGCTCGGCATCGCCTATGCCATGCCGGGCAGCGGCGTGCTGCTCACGCTGGTCGGCGTGGCGCTGTGTGCGGCGGTCTTCACGGCGGTGCATCATGCGGAAGTGGTCGCGCATCGGGTCGGCGAGCCGTTCGGTACGCTGGTGCTGGCGGTGGCGGTCACCGTGATCGAAGTCGCGCTGATCGTCTCGGTCATGCTCACGTCCGGCCCGGAAAAGGCGGGTCTCGCGCGCGACACGGTGTTTGCCGCCGTGATGATCGTCTGCAACGGGATTGTGGGCATTTGCCTGCTGGTGGGCGGCATCCGGCATCGCGAGCAGGATTTTCAGAGCCGTGGCGCCTCGGCGGCGCTGGCTGTGCTCGCCTCGCTGTCCGTCCTGACGCTCGTCATGCCGAATTACACGACGACCAGCGTGGGTCCGCTTCTGTCGTCTTCCCAATTGGCGTTCGCCGGGGTGTCTTCGCTGGTGCTGTACGGCGTATTCGTGTTCGTGCAGACCGTTCGCCATCGCGATTACTTTCTCGCCGGCACGCCGGATGAAAACGTCCACGCCGCGCCGCCTACCGCCGCTCAGGCGCTGGCAGCCGGCGGCTTGCTGCTGGTATGTCTCGTCGCGGTGGTGCTGCTCGCCAAGGTGCTCTCGCCGGTGGTCGAAACCGCGGTCAAGAACGCGGGCGCGCCGGCGGCCGTGGTCGGCATTGTGATCGCCGCTCTGGTGCTGCTGCCTGAAGGGCTTGCCGCCGTGCGCGCGGCGCGCGTCGATCGCTTGCAAAACAGCCTGAATCTCGCCCTCGGCTCGGCGCTTGCCAGTATCGGCCTGACCATTCCAACCGTGGCCGGCGTATTTTTGTACACCGGTCAGCCGCTCGTGCTCGGGATCGACGGCAAGGAAACCGTGCTCCTCGTGCTCACGCTGATAGTGGGCACGCTCACGCTCAGCAGCGGCCGCACGACGATCCTGCAAGGCGCGGTACACCTGTCGCTGTTCGCGGCGTATCTGTTTCTCTCGTTCGCGCCTTGA
- a CDS encoding LysR substrate-binding domain-containing protein: MRRLPPLNALQIFETVARHRSFTRAADHLCLTQGAVSRQIIALEDYYKFPLFKRHAKGLTLTAEGELLLPAVKESFARIEEISLRLTRQRTDLALKVPTCVMRWMLPKIMRFQAEYPELHVQITTTWQHDVDFQLEPFDAAIIYGSSPGADVQAVPLFEERLTPVCAPDLLKDKPLAEVADLARHTLLHPTRDHRDWKMWLAKVTEVDTANAPAIDAEHGPSFDTLDMATNAALQGFGVAISDLALIDEDVAAKRLVRPFDTVLKTGWRYYFVYPDSVAHQQKLNLFRDWIAAHWEE; the protein is encoded by the coding sequence ATGCGACGCCTACCGCCGCTCAACGCGCTGCAGATTTTCGAAACGGTGGCGCGGCATCGCAGTTTCACGCGCGCCGCCGACCATCTCTGCCTGACGCAAGGCGCGGTCAGCCGGCAAATCATCGCGCTCGAGGACTACTACAAGTTTCCGCTCTTCAAGCGTCATGCGAAAGGCCTGACGCTCACCGCCGAAGGGGAATTGCTGCTGCCCGCCGTGAAGGAGAGCTTTGCGCGCATCGAGGAAATCTCGCTGCGCCTCACACGGCAGCGCACCGACCTCGCGCTGAAAGTGCCGACCTGTGTGATGCGCTGGATGCTGCCGAAAATCATGCGCTTTCAGGCCGAGTATCCCGAACTCCACGTGCAGATCACGACCACGTGGCAGCACGACGTCGATTTCCAGCTCGAACCGTTCGACGCCGCGATCATCTACGGCTCGTCGCCCGGTGCGGATGTGCAGGCAGTGCCGTTGTTCGAGGAGCGCCTGACGCCCGTGTGCGCGCCCGATCTGCTGAAAGACAAGCCGCTGGCCGAAGTGGCCGACCTCGCGCGCCATACGCTGCTGCATCCCACGCGCGATCATCGCGACTGGAAGATGTGGCTCGCCAAGGTGACCGAGGTGGATACGGCGAACGCGCCCGCCATCGACGCCGAGCACGGCCCGAGCTTCGACACGCTCGATATGGCGACCAACGCCGCGCTACAGGGCTTCGGCGTTGCGATCAGCGACCTCGCGCTGATCGACGAGGACGTGGCGGCCAAGCGCCTCGTGCGGCCGTTCGATACCGTGCTCAAGACCGGGTGGCGCTATTACTTCGTCTATCCGGATTCGGTCGCGCATCAGCAGAAGCTGAATCTGTTTCGCGACTGGATCGCGGCGCACTGGGAAGAGTAG
- a CDS encoding extracellular solute-binding protein has product MQEIKRGRRQAIKTIGAALAASTLPMPFINLRAQEHNFSGKTLRLLTWSDDTGAAALRNIAATFTAKTGAKVIADRADGTSGMVAKVKAAGDRPTYDVITLAGVGAAGLGDAGLLMKPDLDKLPNLKDVAPQYRTGANGFGVGYLLWSDGLIYNTSTVKTAPASYEALWDPKYAGRLFLPPPEWAEAVDLAIIAAKMNGGSQQNIEPGFKKLMQLKDRVMTLGENPNQVADLFRTGSLDIGGIYSPAFFPDQIRKPEYKMGVTYGMKEGFATQLMFTVIPKSHPGDSDLIHAFINHSLDAGVQGRMAADVLNGPVNSKAVIPAESRAFVPSPQQIAEKAVLHDDKALAVVQPAWIKRYTEIFSA; this is encoded by the coding sequence ATGCAAGAGATCAAACGGGGTAGAAGGCAGGCCATCAAGACGATCGGCGCGGCACTCGCGGCGTCCACCTTGCCGATGCCGTTCATCAACCTGCGCGCGCAGGAACACAACTTCAGCGGCAAGACGCTGCGTCTGTTGACCTGGTCGGACGACACAGGCGCGGCCGCGTTGCGCAACATCGCCGCCACCTTCACGGCGAAAACCGGCGCCAAAGTGATCGCCGACCGCGCCGACGGCACCTCCGGCATGGTCGCCAAGGTGAAGGCCGCAGGCGATCGCCCCACCTACGACGTCATCACGCTGGCGGGCGTCGGCGCGGCCGGTCTCGGCGACGCCGGCCTGCTGATGAAGCCCGATCTGGACAAACTGCCGAACCTCAAAGACGTCGCGCCGCAATACCGCACGGGCGCGAACGGCTTCGGCGTCGGCTATCTGCTGTGGTCGGACGGGTTGATCTACAACACCTCGACCGTGAAGACCGCGCCGGCATCGTACGAAGCGCTGTGGGATCCCAAGTACGCCGGCCGCCTGTTCCTGCCGCCGCCCGAGTGGGCCGAAGCGGTCGACCTCGCGATCATCGCCGCGAAGATGAACGGCGGCTCGCAGCAGAACATCGAGCCGGGCTTCAAGAAGCTGATGCAACTGAAAGATCGCGTGATGACGCTCGGTGAAAATCCGAATCAGGTGGCCGATCTGTTCCGCACCGGGTCGCTCGATATTGGCGGCATCTATTCGCCGGCGTTTTTCCCGGACCAGATCCGCAAGCCCGAATACAAGATGGGCGTGACCTACGGCATGAAGGAAGGCTTCGCCACGCAGTTGATGTTCACGGTGATCCCCAAGTCGCACCCGGGCGACAGCGATCTGATCCACGCCTTCATCAACCACTCGCTCGACGCGGGCGTGCAAGGCCGCATGGCCGCCGACGTGCTGAACGGCCCGGTCAATTCGAAAGCGGTGATTCCCGCCGAGAGCCGCGCGTTCGTGCCGAGCCCGCAGCAGATCGCCGAGAAGGCCGTGTTGCATGACGACAAGGCGCTCGCCGTCGTGCAGCCGGCATGGATCAAGCGCTACACCGAAATCTTCTCGGCATGA
- a CDS encoding ABC transporter permease — MTTMLARFSRRASAASAASSNTMPDAGPDLVPDAPAATAMEKARPWLLLAPILLFLAILGAAALVVLRMSFGTQGNEWRGFTLQNYADLLDGYFMKSLWLTLKLAFQSMICAVLLAIPVALAMARTKSRLARRLLLAGVLLPLLVNLLLQGYGWLIILGPAGLLNHALLGSGLVQRPLMWLYRENGVLLGLIQTAFPLAVLPLSSAMRAVSTSYEEAAATLGATRWQTLRHVLLPLAMPGLVSGALLVFAYNASAFAVPLLLGGRRVPMLAVLVHDQVAPLLNWPAASASGVVLMVATLTVMALSQRLVRRTQRLAEEPHA, encoded by the coding sequence ATGACCACGATGCTCGCGCGCTTTTCGCGGCGTGCTTCGGCGGCGTCCGCTGCTTCGTCAAATACGATGCCGGACGCCGGGCCCGATCTCGTGCCCGACGCGCCCGCCGCCACCGCGATGGAAAAGGCCCGGCCGTGGCTGCTGCTCGCGCCGATCCTGTTGTTTCTCGCCATTCTCGGCGCGGCGGCGCTGGTGGTGCTGCGCATGAGCTTCGGCACGCAAGGCAACGAGTGGCGCGGTTTCACGCTGCAAAACTACGCGGACCTGCTCGACGGCTACTTCATGAAGTCGTTGTGGCTCACGTTGAAGCTCGCATTCCAAAGCATGATCTGCGCGGTGCTGCTGGCGATTCCGGTCGCGCTGGCCATGGCCCGCACGAAGTCGCGGCTCGCCCGGCGCCTCCTGCTGGCCGGCGTGCTGCTGCCGCTGCTCGTCAACCTGCTGCTGCAAGGTTATGGCTGGCTGATCATTCTCGGGCCGGCTGGCCTCCTCAATCACGCGCTGCTCGGCAGCGGCCTCGTGCAACGCCCGTTGATGTGGCTGTACCGCGAAAACGGCGTGCTGCTCGGGCTGATCCAGACAGCGTTTCCGCTCGCCGTGCTACCCCTTTCGAGCGCGATGCGCGCGGTGTCGACTTCTTACGAGGAAGCCGCCGCCACGCTCGGCGCGACGCGCTGGCAAACGCTGCGTCACGTCCTGCTGCCGCTCGCCATGCCCGGCCTCGTGTCCGGCGCACTGCTCGTGTTCGCTTACAACGCAAGCGCGTTCGCCGTGCCGCTTTTGCTCGGCGGACGGCGCGTGCCGATGCTCGCCGTGCTGGTCCACGATCAGGTCGCGCCGTTGCTGAACTGGCCGGCGGCGTCCGCGTCGGGTGTCGTACTGATGGTCGCCACGCTGACCGTGATGGCGCTGTCGCAGCGTCTCGTGCGCCGTACCCAACGTCTCGCCGAGGAGCCTCACGCATGA
- a CDS encoding DNA-3-methyladenine glycosylase: MRKQQLPIVPLLRDDLPLDTVQLARFMIGKYLVHDLPEGRMSGRIVETEAYPVGDSTGHAFIGRRPYNRSLFLARGYAYVRLTYGLSYMLNMSAEAEDVGAGILFRAIEPLEGLPLMEARRPGVPLRDLARGPGRLTMALGIGQAFDGRDLCAGRDLWIGVVERGDLPVGVTTRIGLSREMHRPLRFYEPGSAFVSGPRKLLLTPQSGASEEA, from the coding sequence ATGCGGAAACAGCAACTTCCAATCGTGCCATTGCTTCGTGACGATTTACCGCTCGATACCGTGCAACTCGCGCGCTTCATGATCGGCAAATACCTCGTGCACGATCTGCCGGAAGGGCGCATGAGCGGGCGAATCGTCGAAACGGAGGCCTATCCGGTGGGGGACTCGACGGGCCATGCATTTATCGGCCGCCGTCCGTATAACCGTTCGCTGTTTCTCGCCCGCGGTTACGCGTATGTGCGGCTGACCTATGGACTCTCGTACATGCTCAACATGTCCGCCGAGGCCGAGGATGTCGGCGCCGGCATTCTGTTTCGCGCGATCGAGCCCCTCGAAGGCTTGCCGCTGATGGAAGCGCGCCGGCCCGGCGTGCCGCTGCGCGATCTGGCGCGCGGGCCCGGGCGGCTCACCATGGCGCTCGGCATCGGCCAGGCGTTCGATGGTCGGGATCTGTGCGCGGGGCGCGATTTGTGGATTGGCGTCGTGGAGCGTGGCGACCTGCCGGTGGGCGTGACGACCCGCATCGGCTTGTCGCGTGAAATGCATCGACCGCTGCGGTTCTACGAACCGGGCAGCGCATTTGTCAGCGGGCCTCGAAAGCTTCTGCTGACGCCCCAGTCCGGTGCGTCCGAAGAGGCGTAA